One genomic region from Streptomyces venezuelae encodes:
- a CDS encoding NAD+ synthase has product MPQLRLALNQIDSTVGDIAGNSEAIVHWTRHAAGQGAHLVAFPEMALTGYPVEDLALRPSFVEASRDALRALARRLADEGFGELPVVVGYLDRSERAEPKLGRPAGSPENAAAVLYRGEVALRFAKHHLPNYGVFDEYRYFVQGDTLPVVRVHGVDVALAICEDLWQEGGRVPAARSARAGLLLSVNASPYERNKDDTRLELVRRRAREAGCVTAYLASTGGQDELVFDGDSIVVDAAGEVVARAPQFVEGSVILDLELPAAEPDAPEGIVDDGLRIDRVVLSEKPLPAYEAELAGGYAHRLDDDEEIYSALVVGLRAYVAKNGFRSVLIGLSGGIDSALVASIACDAVGAGNVYGVSMPSKYSSDHSRGDAAELARRTGLNYRTVSIEPMFDAYMASLGLTGLAEENLQSRLRGTTLMAISNQEGHIVLAPGNKSELAVGYSTLYGDSVGAFGPIKDVYKSTVFRLARWRNRAAEERGMTPPIPESSITKPPSAELRPGQVDTDSLPDYDVLDGILALYVDADRGKDEIVAAGFDEEVVARTLRMVDAAEYKRRQYPPGTKISAKGFGKDRRLPITNRWRETPSP; this is encoded by the coding sequence GTGCCTCAACTACGCCTCGCCCTGAATCAGATCGACTCGACCGTCGGAGACATCGCCGGGAACTCCGAGGCGATCGTCCACTGGACCCGGCACGCCGCCGGACAGGGCGCGCATCTCGTCGCGTTCCCCGAGATGGCGCTGACCGGCTACCCCGTGGAGGACCTGGCCCTGCGGCCCTCCTTCGTCGAGGCGTCCCGGGACGCCCTGCGCGCCCTCGCCCGGCGGCTCGCGGACGAGGGCTTCGGCGAGCTGCCGGTCGTCGTCGGCTATCTCGACCGCTCCGAGCGGGCCGAGCCGAAGCTCGGCCGGCCCGCCGGGTCGCCGGAGAACGCCGCCGCCGTGCTGTACCGCGGCGAGGTGGCGCTGCGCTTCGCCAAGCACCACCTGCCCAACTACGGCGTCTTCGACGAGTACCGCTACTTCGTCCAGGGCGACACGCTGCCGGTCGTCCGGGTCCACGGTGTGGACGTGGCCCTCGCGATCTGCGAGGACCTCTGGCAGGAGGGCGGCCGCGTCCCGGCGGCGCGCTCCGCGCGGGCCGGGCTGCTCCTGTCGGTCAACGCCTCGCCGTACGAGCGGAACAAGGACGACACGCGGCTCGAACTGGTCCGCAGGCGGGCCCGCGAAGCCGGCTGCGTCACCGCGTACCTGGCGTCGACGGGCGGTCAGGACGAGCTGGTCTTCGACGGCGACTCGATCGTCGTGGACGCGGCGGGCGAAGTGGTCGCGCGTGCGCCGCAGTTCGTCGAGGGCAGTGTGATCCTCGACCTGGAGCTGCCGGCCGCCGAGCCGGACGCCCCTGAGGGCATCGTCGACGACGGGCTTCGCATCGACCGGGTGGTGCTCTCCGAGAAGCCGCTCCCGGCATACGAGGCGGAGCTCGCGGGCGGGTACGCGCACCGGCTCGACGACGACGAGGAGATCTACTCGGCCCTGGTGGTGGGGCTGCGCGCGTACGTCGCGAAGAACGGTTTCCGCTCGGTCCTGATCGGCCTCTCCGGCGGCATCGACTCGGCGCTCGTCGCCTCGATCGCCTGCGACGCGGTCGGCGCGGGGAACGTCTACGGCGTGTCGATGCCCTCCAAGTACTCTTCCGACCACTCGCGCGGCGACGCCGCCGAACTGGCCCGCCGCACCGGCCTCAACTACCGCACGGTGTCGATCGAGCCGATGTTCGACGCGTACATGGCCTCGCTGGGGCTCACCGGCCTCGCCGAGGAGAACCTGCAGTCCCGGCTGCGCGGCACGACGCTGATGGCCATCTCCAACCAGGAGGGGCACATCGTCCTCGCGCCGGGCAACAAGTCCGAGCTGGCGGTGGGCTACTCGACGCTGTACGGCGACTCCGTCGGCGCGTTCGGGCCCATCAAGGACGTCTACAAGTCGACCGTCTTCCGCCTCGCGCGCTGGCGCAACCGGGCCGCCGAGGAGCGGGGCATGACCCCGCCGATCCCGGAGAGCTCGATCACCAAGCCGCCCAGCGCCGAGCTGCGCCCGGGCCAGGTGGACACGGACTCGCTGCCGGACTACGACGTCCTCGACGGGATCCTCGCGCTGTACGTGGACGCGGACCGCGGCAAGGACGAGATCGTGGCGGCCGGCTTCGACGAGGAGGTCGTCGCGCGGACACTGCGGATGGTGGACGCGGCGGAGTACAAGCGGCGCCAGTACCCGCCGGGCACCAAGATCTCGGCGAAGGGCTTCGGCAAGGACCGGCGGCTGCCGATCACGAACCGCTGGCGGGAGACGCCGTCCCCCTGA
- a CDS encoding BTAD domain-containing putative transcriptional regulator — protein MRYSLLGPTLARTSDGTDVTVGGPRVRALLTVLALRAGRTVPVADLVDEVWHGDEPPADAVAALQALVGRLRRALGRTAVISADGGYRLDARPEDVDTHRFERLAARGVAALSDGDAVRAAAFLDEALGLWRGPALADLPDRDAEAARWEARRLDARRARLGAALALGEAAAALPELTALSAAHPLDEPLQALRIRALRDTGRAAEALAAYESVRRVLANRLGTDPSPALRALHAELLAPAPPERKPEPGPPVRGNLRARLTSFVGRDEDIAALQESLRTARLVTLLGPGGAGKTRLSQEAAERGAGAWPDGVWVAELAAVTDPEAVPEAVLAAVGARETVLRGAGAEELRGGNDPLARLVEHCAGRRMLLLLDNCEHLVAAAAELAETLLARCPGLRVLATSREPLGVPGEVLRPLGPLPEGTALRLLDERGAAARPGFRTAEDPEAAAEIVRRLDGLPLAIELAAARLRMLTPGQIADRLDDRFRLLTSGARTVLPRQQTLRAVVDWSWDLLDAAERAVLRRLSVFTGGSDLEAAEAVCADPGPAAGAGAAAGARAATGPGAGPGAGTPAVLDVLGSLVDKSLVVSAPGDAGMRYRLLETVAEYAGERLDEAGERAATERRHLTYYRELARRTDPELRGAGQVAAITRFGTEYGNLRTALRRAVAARDEDEALVLVHSLLWYWQMRDLRTDALHWARAAAELGPDPFTPPAAPVVPLHEPCTAAPPPLSEEQRWEARRGVRLVELLNMDHETGRWTSHEGVHRLREMTAVYEPGLPQTCRLPGSFAVFAVLIMGEAGRLRELLDTTVASCRRHGYDWELANALQMRANMFANRADRADEAIGNADESLGIFARLGDAWGAAEALSARAEARERQLEFEGAADDFAAAIGYAERIGAQSQMALLRARYAGTLVETGRLDEGEAILREIVGGGGHGWGHESLLGGRIFLALVLGRSGRTAEAREHLHALRGEFGSETLSIFEGFTLGSLGWLDALDGRYGSAFAFAAEAYERSLGALSMMVAPQMPAVHVVVAAWALAGLGGPSARLAATLLGARESLLPPGHLPPPLERENLAAATELTRSVLGEAAFAAAYAEGDGLSLEETAALLGSAADAISERAES, from the coding sequence GTGCGTTACTCCCTGCTCGGCCCGACCCTCGCCCGTACCTCCGACGGCACCGACGTGACCGTCGGCGGTCCGCGGGTGCGCGCACTGCTGACCGTCCTCGCCCTGCGGGCCGGGCGGACCGTGCCCGTGGCGGACCTCGTCGACGAGGTCTGGCACGGCGACGAGCCGCCCGCCGACGCCGTCGCCGCGCTCCAGGCCCTCGTCGGGCGGCTGCGCCGGGCCCTCGGCCGTACCGCCGTGATCTCGGCCGACGGCGGCTACCGGCTCGACGCCCGGCCCGAGGACGTCGACACCCACCGCTTCGAACGGCTCGCCGCCCGGGGAGTGGCCGCCCTGTCCGACGGGGACGCCGTACGGGCCGCCGCGTTCCTCGACGAGGCCCTCGGCCTCTGGCGCGGGCCCGCCCTCGCCGACCTGCCGGACCGGGACGCGGAGGCCGCCCGCTGGGAGGCCCGCCGCCTCGACGCCCGCCGGGCCCGGCTCGGCGCCGCCCTGGCCCTGGGCGAGGCCGCCGCGGCCCTCCCCGAACTGACCGCCCTCAGCGCCGCCCACCCGCTGGACGAACCCCTCCAGGCCCTCCGCATCCGGGCCCTGCGGGACACCGGCCGCGCGGCCGAGGCGCTCGCCGCGTACGAGTCGGTCCGCCGCGTCCTCGCCAACCGCCTCGGCACGGACCCCTCCCCGGCCCTGCGCGCCCTCCACGCCGAGCTGCTCGCCCCGGCTCCGCCCGAGCGGAAGCCGGAGCCCGGGCCGCCGGTGCGCGGGAACCTCCGGGCCCGGCTCACCAGCTTCGTCGGGCGGGACGAGGACATCGCCGCGCTCCAGGAGTCCCTGCGGACGGCCCGGCTCGTCACCCTGCTCGGGCCAGGCGGCGCCGGGAAGACCCGGCTCTCGCAGGAGGCCGCCGAGCGCGGGGCCGGAGCCTGGCCCGACGGCGTGTGGGTGGCCGAGCTCGCCGCCGTCACCGACCCGGAGGCCGTCCCCGAGGCCGTGCTCGCGGCCGTCGGCGCCCGGGAGACCGTGCTGCGCGGCGCCGGCGCCGAGGAGCTGCGCGGCGGGAACGACCCGCTCGCCCGGCTCGTCGAGCACTGCGCCGGGCGGCGGATGCTGCTCCTCCTCGACAACTGCGAGCACCTCGTCGCGGCCGCCGCCGAGCTGGCCGAGACCCTCCTCGCCCGCTGCCCCGGACTGCGGGTCCTGGCGACGAGCCGGGAGCCCCTGGGCGTGCCGGGGGAGGTGCTGCGTCCGCTGGGGCCGCTGCCGGAGGGGACGGCGCTGCGGCTGCTCGACGAGCGGGGCGCGGCGGCCCGCCCCGGGTTCCGGACGGCAGAGGACCCGGAGGCCGCGGCCGAGATCGTCCGCCGCCTGGACGGGCTGCCGCTGGCGATCGAGCTGGCCGCGGCCCGGCTGCGGATGCTGACCCCGGGCCAGATCGCCGACCGCCTCGACGACCGCTTCCGGCTGCTGACCTCGGGAGCCCGGACCGTACTGCCCCGCCAGCAGACCCTGCGTGCGGTCGTCGACTGGTCCTGGGACCTCCTCGACGCCGCCGAACGGGCCGTCCTGCGCCGCCTGTCGGTGTTCACCGGCGGCAGCGACCTGGAAGCGGCGGAGGCGGTGTGCGCGGACCCCGGCCCCGCAGCCGGGGCCGGGGCCGCTGCCGGAGCCCGAGCCGCTACCGGACCCGGTGCGGGCCCCGGGGCCGGGACGCCCGCCGTCCTCGACGTGCTCGGCTCCCTCGTCGACAAGTCGCTCGTCGTCTCCGCCCCCGGCGACGCCGGCATGCGCTACCGCCTCCTGGAGACGGTGGCCGAGTACGCGGGGGAGCGGCTCGACGAGGCCGGCGAGCGGGCCGCGACCGAGCGGCGCCACCTCACGTACTACCGCGAGCTCGCCCGCCGTACCGACCCCGAGCTCCGCGGCGCCGGACAGGTCGCCGCCATCACCCGGTTCGGGACCGAGTACGGCAATCTCCGCACCGCCCTGCGCCGGGCCGTCGCCGCCCGCGACGAGGACGAGGCGCTCGTCCTCGTCCACTCCCTGCTCTGGTACTGGCAGATGCGCGACCTGCGCACCGACGCCCTGCACTGGGCCCGGGCGGCCGCCGAGCTCGGGCCCGACCCGTTCACACCGCCCGCCGCCCCCGTCGTCCCCCTGCACGAGCCGTGCACGGCCGCGCCGCCGCCGCTCTCCGAGGAGCAGCGCTGGGAGGCCCGGCGCGGGGTGCGGCTGGTCGAGCTGCTCAACATGGACCACGAGACCGGGCGCTGGACCAGCCACGAGGGTGTGCACAGGCTCCGCGAGATGACCGCCGTCTACGAGCCCGGTCTGCCGCAGACCTGCCGGCTGCCCGGCTCCTTCGCCGTCTTCGCGGTCCTCATCATGGGAGAGGCGGGCCGGCTCCGCGAACTCCTCGACACGACCGTGGCGTCCTGTCGCCGCCACGGTTACGACTGGGAGCTCGCCAACGCGCTCCAGATGCGCGCCAACATGTTCGCCAACCGGGCCGACCGGGCCGACGAGGCGATCGGCAACGCCGACGAGAGCCTGGGGATCTTCGCCCGCCTCGGCGACGCCTGGGGCGCGGCGGAGGCGCTCTCCGCGCGGGCCGAGGCCCGCGAGCGGCAGCTCGAGTTCGAGGGCGCGGCCGATGACTTCGCCGCCGCCATCGGCTACGCGGAACGGATCGGCGCCCAGTCGCAGATGGCGCTGCTGCGGGCCCGGTACGCCGGGACGCTCGTCGAGACCGGGCGGCTCGACGAGGGCGAGGCGATCCTGCGCGAGATCGTGGGCGGCGGCGGCCACGGCTGGGGCCACGAGTCCCTGCTCGGCGGACGCATCTTCCTCGCGCTGGTGCTCGGCCGGAGCGGTCGCACCGCCGAGGCCCGCGAGCATCTGCACGCGCTGCGGGGGGAGTTCGGCTCCGAGACCCTTTCCATCTTCGAGGGCTTCACGCTCGGCAGTCTGGGCTGGCTGGACGCCCTCGACGGACGGTACGGCTCCGCGTTCGCCTTCGCCGCGGAGGCGTACGAGCGCTCCCTGGGCGCGCTGTCGATGATGGTCGCGCCGCAGATGCCGGCGGTCCACGTGGTCGTCGCGGCCTGGGCGCTCGCCGGTCTCGGCGGCCCCTCGGCACGGCTCGCGGCGACGCTCCTCGGGGCCAGGGAGAGCCTCCTCCCGCCCGGCCACCTGCCGCCGCCGCTGGAGCGGGAGAACCTGGCCGCGGCCACGGAACTGACCCGGTCCGTCCTCGGCGAGGCCGCGTTCGCCGCGGCGTACGCCGAAGGCGACGGCCTCTCCCTGGAAGAGACCGCCGCCCTGCTCGGCAGCGCCGCCGACGCGATCAGTGAGCGCGCCGAGTCCTGA
- the panB gene encoding 3-methyl-2-oxobutanoate hydroxymethyltransferase, producing the protein MTLQAAQKPPADSSKALYGGKGTRRITVHDIAAAKARGEKWPMLTAYDAMTASVFDEGGIPVILVGDSMGNCHLGYETTVPVTMDEMTFLSAAVVRGTQRALVVGDLPFGSYQEGPVQALRNATRLIKDAGVHAVKLEGGERSLAQTELLVQAGIPVMSHLGLTPQSVNTMGYRVQGRTDEAAHRLLSDAKAAQDAGAFAVVLELVPAELAAEVTRSLHIPTIGIGAGAGTDAQVLVWTDMAGLTGGKVPRFTKQYANLRETLGDAARAFAEDVSGGAFPAEEHTFH; encoded by the coding sequence ATGACGCTTCAGGCTGCCCAGAAACCGCCCGCCGACAGCAGCAAGGCGCTGTACGGCGGCAAGGGCACGCGCCGCATCACCGTCCACGACATCGCCGCCGCCAAGGCCCGCGGCGAGAAGTGGCCCATGCTCACCGCCTACGACGCGATGACCGCCTCCGTCTTCGACGAGGGCGGTATCCCCGTGATCCTCGTCGGCGACTCGATGGGCAACTGTCACCTCGGCTACGAGACCACCGTGCCGGTCACGATGGACGAGATGACCTTCCTGTCCGCCGCCGTCGTCCGGGGCACGCAGCGCGCCCTCGTCGTCGGCGACCTCCCCTTCGGCTCGTACCAGGAAGGGCCCGTCCAGGCCCTGCGCAACGCCACCCGGCTGATCAAGGACGCCGGGGTCCACGCGGTCAAGCTGGAGGGCGGCGAGCGCTCTCTGGCCCAGACCGAGCTGCTGGTCCAGGCCGGCATCCCCGTCATGTCCCACCTCGGCCTCACGCCGCAGTCCGTCAACACCATGGGCTACCGGGTGCAGGGCCGTACCGACGAGGCCGCCCACCGGCTGCTCAGCGACGCCAAGGCGGCACAGGACGCGGGCGCCTTCGCGGTCGTCCTCGAACTCGTACCGGCCGAGCTGGCCGCCGAGGTCACCCGCTCGCTGCACATCCCGACCATCGGCATCGGCGCGGGCGCCGGCACCGACGCGCAGGTCCTCGTCTGGACCGACATGGCCGGTCTGACCGGCGGCAAGGTCCCGCGCTTCACCAAGCAGTACGCCAACCTCCGCGAGACGCTCGGCGACGCCGCGCGCGCCTTCGCGGAGGACGTCTCCGGCGGGGCGTTCCCCGCCGAGGAGCACACCTTCCACTAG
- a CDS encoding MFS transporter: MPLALLALAVSAFGIGTTEFVMMGLLPNVADDLGTSVPTAGYLVSAYAIGVVVGAPLLTTLGSRIPRKRMLLLLMALFVVGNLASALAPGFGWLVAGRVLAGLPHGAFFGVGAVVAARLVREDRQARAVATMFLGLTVANILGVPAATLLGQHLGWRATFLVVTVIGLLAMAALARLVPYVPLDERQGLGREVRALGRPQVLLGLLTAVFGFAGVFAVYSYLASMTTEVMGFGESAVTVVLALFGLGMTGGALAAGPLTDRALRPTLYGSLAALVLALVAFRFTVHVPWLALVTVVVLGAVGFMTTTPLQMLVMRQAEDAPTLASASNHSAFNLANAGGAWAGGAAVAAGWGWTSPALVGAGLTAVGLAIAAVAGLLDRAGTAKGASRVVAGSPQESTVADPAVPEVRGTASPASGS, encoded by the coding sequence ATGCCCCTGGCGCTGCTCGCGCTCGCCGTCTCCGCCTTCGGCATCGGCACGACCGAGTTCGTGATGATGGGCCTCCTGCCCAACGTCGCCGACGACCTCGGCACCTCGGTCCCCACCGCCGGGTACCTCGTCTCGGCGTACGCGATCGGCGTCGTCGTCGGCGCCCCGCTGCTCACCACCCTCGGCTCCCGGATCCCGCGCAAGCGGATGCTGCTCCTGCTGATGGCCCTGTTCGTCGTCGGCAACCTCGCCTCCGCGCTCGCCCCCGGCTTCGGCTGGCTCGTCGCCGGCCGGGTCCTCGCCGGCCTCCCGCACGGGGCCTTCTTCGGCGTCGGCGCGGTCGTCGCCGCCCGGCTCGTGCGCGAGGACCGGCAGGCGCGGGCGGTGGCCACGATGTTCCTCGGCCTCACCGTCGCCAACATCCTCGGCGTACCGGCCGCGACCCTGCTCGGCCAGCACCTCGGCTGGCGGGCCACCTTCCTCGTCGTCACCGTGATCGGGCTGCTCGCCATGGCCGCGCTCGCCCGCCTCGTCCCGTACGTGCCCCTGGACGAGCGGCAGGGCCTCGGCCGCGAGGTGCGCGCCCTCGGACGCCCGCAGGTGCTGCTCGGCCTGCTCACCGCCGTCTTCGGCTTCGCGGGCGTCTTCGCGGTCTACTCGTACCTCGCCTCGATGACCACCGAGGTGATGGGCTTCGGCGAGTCGGCCGTCACCGTCGTCCTCGCCCTCTTCGGCCTCGGCATGACGGGCGGCGCGCTCGCCGCCGGCCCGCTGACGGACCGGGCGCTCCGCCCGACCCTCTACGGCTCGCTCGCCGCCCTCGTCCTCGCCCTGGTCGCCTTCCGCTTCACCGTCCACGTGCCCTGGCTGGCCCTCGTCACGGTCGTCGTGCTCGGCGCGGTCGGCTTCATGACCACCACCCCGCTCCAGATGCTCGTCATGCGGCAGGCCGAGGACGCCCCGACGCTCGCCTCCGCCTCCAACCACTCCGCCTTCAACCTCGCCAATGCCGGCGGCGCCTGGGCGGGTGGCGCCGCCGTCGCCGCCGGCTGGGGCTGGACCTCCCCGGCCCTCGTCGGCGCGGGCCTCACGGCCGTCGGCCTGGCGATCGCGGCGGTCGCGGGCCTGCTCGACCGCGCCGGTACGGCGAAGGGGGCCTCCCGCGTCGTCGCGGGAAGCCCCCAGGAGTCCACCGTGGCGGACCCGGCGGTTCCGGAGGTCAGGGGGACGGCGTCTCCCGCCAGCGGTTCGTGA
- a CDS encoding endonuclease/exonuclease/phosphatase family protein, translated as MARVDMTETEYGGGGNGRPGSGSRFRTAFGNLRRDRGIWRRGILIAAAAVALTLLMVFHAEIPNTIGNLGSLTETFLPWLGLFVPLLLVLALLRRSATALIALLLPAVVWLNLFGGLVADKSAAGGDLTVATHNVNADNPDPEGTARGLAASGADVLALEELKGDMVPTYERGLAEAYPYHSVQGTVGLWSKLPLRAAQPVDIGMGWTRAMRADVVTPKGEVAVYVAHLPSVRVKLNAGFTANQRDNSANALGEAISRDRHERIVLLGDLNGTMNDRSLNAVTSQLRSTQGAAGDGFGFSWPASFPMARIDQIMVKGVEPMSSWALPETKSDHLPIAARVKL; from the coding sequence ATGGCGCGGGTGGACATGACGGAGACCGAGTACGGCGGCGGCGGGAACGGGCGCCCCGGTTCCGGATCCCGGTTCCGGACCGCCTTCGGCAACCTGCGGCGCGACCGCGGCATCTGGCGCCGGGGCATCCTGATCGCCGCCGCGGCGGTGGCCCTGACCCTGCTCATGGTGTTCCACGCCGAGATCCCCAACACGATCGGCAACCTCGGCAGCCTGACCGAGACGTTCCTGCCGTGGCTGGGCCTCTTCGTCCCCCTGCTCCTCGTCCTCGCCCTGCTGCGCCGCTCCGCCACCGCCCTGATCGCCCTGCTCCTGCCGGCCGTGGTCTGGCTCAACCTCTTCGGCGGCCTCGTCGCCGACAAGTCCGCCGCCGGCGGCGACCTCACCGTCGCCACGCACAACGTGAACGCCGACAACCCGGACCCCGAGGGCACCGCCCGCGGGCTCGCCGCGTCCGGCGCCGACGTGCTGGCCCTGGAGGAGCTCAAGGGCGACATGGTCCCGACCTACGAGCGCGGCCTCGCGGAGGCGTACCCGTACCACTCCGTCCAGGGCACCGTCGGCCTCTGGAGCAAGCTGCCCCTGCGCGCCGCGCAGCCCGTGGACATCGGGATGGGCTGGACCCGCGCCATGCGCGCCGACGTCGTGACCCCCAAGGGCGAGGTCGCGGTGTACGTCGCCCACCTGCCGTCCGTCCGGGTCAAGCTGAACGCCGGCTTCACCGCCAATCAGCGCGACAACAGTGCCAACGCGCTCGGCGAGGCCATCTCCCGCGACCGGCACGAGCGGATCGTCCTCCTCGGCGACCTCAACGGCACCATGAACGACCGCTCGCTCAATGCCGTCACCTCGCAGCTGCGCTCCACCCAGGGTGCGGCGGGCGACGGCTTCGGCTTCAGCTGGCCGGCCTCGTTCCCGATGGCCCGGATCGACCAGATCATGGTGAAGGGCGTCGAGCCCATGTCGTCCTGGGCGCTGCCGGAGACGAAGAGCGACCACCTTCCGATCGCGGCCCGCGTGAAGCTCTGA
- a CDS encoding ABC transporter permease: MSTTTVTKSPVDAPRTAPARPAPTAEGRIGFRANLRHIGALARRNALQIKQDPESMFDAVLMPIIFILLFVYVFGGAIAGKGNNDVYVNYVTPGLMAMMGMNIAMAVGVGINDDFKKGVMDRFRTMPIARSSVLIAKIVVEVGRMLIATAILLGMGFLLGLEIHTSVFHLLAAIGLSMVFGASLMWIFILLGLSLKTAQAVQGMAMLVLMPLQFGSSIFAPTTSMPGWLETFTDYNPLSNLADAARNLINGGPVAHSVWMTLGWALVITVVTAPLAVTKFRKKT; the protein is encoded by the coding sequence ATGAGCACGACCACTGTCACCAAGTCCCCCGTCGACGCGCCGAGGACGGCGCCCGCGCGCCCGGCGCCGACCGCCGAGGGCCGCATCGGGTTCCGGGCCAACCTCCGCCACATCGGCGCGCTGGCCCGGCGGAACGCCCTCCAGATCAAGCAGGACCCGGAGTCGATGTTCGACGCCGTCCTGATGCCGATCATCTTCATCCTGCTGTTCGTGTACGTCTTCGGCGGCGCCATCGCGGGCAAGGGCAACAACGACGTCTACGTGAACTACGTGACGCCCGGCCTGATGGCGATGATGGGCATGAACATCGCCATGGCCGTCGGTGTGGGCATCAACGACGACTTCAAGAAGGGGGTCATGGACCGGTTCCGGACGATGCCGATCGCCCGGTCCTCCGTCCTGATCGCCAAGATCGTCGTCGAGGTCGGCCGGATGCTGATCGCCACCGCGATCCTGCTCGGCATGGGCTTCCTGCTCGGCCTGGAGATCCACACCTCCGTCTTCCACCTCCTCGCCGCCATCGGCCTGTCGATGGTCTTCGGAGCCTCGCTGATGTGGATCTTCATCCTGCTCGGCCTCAGCCTGAAGACGGCCCAGGCCGTCCAGGGCATGGCCATGCTCGTCCTGATGCCGCTCCAGTTCGGCTCCTCGATCTTCGCCCCGACGACCTCGATGCCGGGCTGGCTGGAGACCTTCACCGACTACAACCCGCTGTCGAACCTCGCCGACGCCGCCCGCAACCTGATCAACGGCGGTCCGGTCGCCCACTCGGTGTGGATGACCCTCGGCTGGGCGCTGGTGATCACGGTCGTCACGGCGCCGCTCGCGGTGACCAAGTTCCGCAAGAAGACCTGA
- a CDS encoding ATP-binding cassette domain-containing protein: MTRSHTNAVEVRGLVKHFGATKALDGVDLDVREGTVLGVLGPNGAGKTTLVRCLSTLLVPDAGTATVAGYDVVKHPRQLRRTIGLTGQYASVDEKLSGWENLYMIGRLLDLSRADARRRSDEMLERFSLTDAAKRAAMTYSGGMRRRLDLAASMIGRPSVLYLDEPTTGLDPRTRNEVWDEVQRMVSEGVTVLLTTQYMEEAEQLASELTVVDKGKVIAKGGVDELKSKVGGRTLKIRPVDPDQLSAMAAALRETGLDGVAGSTVVPDEGALYVPILTDQQLTAVVALLGARGFGIAHIGTHLPSLDEVFLAITGQKTSESDAISEEVAAA, translated from the coding sequence ATGACGCGATCACACACCAACGCCGTCGAGGTCCGGGGCCTCGTGAAGCACTTCGGCGCGACGAAGGCCCTCGACGGGGTCGACCTGGACGTCCGGGAGGGCACCGTCCTCGGGGTCCTCGGGCCGAACGGCGCCGGGAAGACCACCCTCGTCCGCTGCCTGTCCACCCTCCTCGTCCCCGACGCCGGTACCGCCACCGTCGCCGGCTACGACGTGGTGAAGCACCCCCGCCAGCTGCGCCGCACCATAGGCCTCACCGGCCAGTACGCCTCGGTCGACGAGAAGCTCTCCGGCTGGGAGAACCTCTACATGATCGGGCGGCTGCTCGACCTCTCCCGCGCCGACGCCCGCCGCCGGTCCGACGAGATGCTGGAGCGCTTCTCCCTCACCGACGCGGCCAAGCGCGCCGCGATGACCTATTCAGGCGGCATGCGCCGCCGGCTCGACCTCGCCGCCTCGATGATCGGACGGCCCTCCGTCCTCTACCTGGACGAGCCGACGACCGGCCTCGACCCGCGCACCCGCAACGAGGTGTGGGACGAGGTGCAGCGGATGGTCTCCGAGGGCGTCACCGTCCTCCTCACCACCCAGTACATGGAGGAGGCGGAGCAGCTCGCGAGCGAGCTGACCGTCGTCGACAAGGGCAAGGTCATCGCCAAGGGCGGGGTCGACGAGCTCAAGTCCAAGGTCGGCGGCCGGACCCTGAAGATCCGCCCGGTCGACCCGGACCAGCTGTCCGCCATGGCCGCCGCGCTCCGCGAGACCGGTCTCGACGGCGTCGCCGGCTCGACCGTCGTGCCCGACGAGGGCGCGCTCTACGTGCCGATCCTCACCGACCAGCAGCTGACCGCCGTCGTGGCGCTGCTCGGCGCGCGCGGCTTCGGCATCGCGCACATCGGGACCCATCTGCCCAGCCTGGACGAGGTGTTCCTGGCGATCACCGGCCAGAAGACCAGCGAGTCCGACGCGATCAGCGAGGAGGTCGCCGCCGCATGA
- a CDS encoding TetR-like C-terminal domain-containing protein, with protein sequence MVALRRAAGEVGRSVAVHTRARPAQPQLHPNPWDTYHHTVIEPRRRLGLDAVRRGMERGEIRDDLDVELVGDLFTGPLLIRTVIRPGATLEPGLAERIVDTVLEGLRPRT encoded by the coding sequence ATGGTGGCACTTCGCCGGGCGGCCGGGGAAGTGGGCCGGAGTGTCGCTGTTCACACCCGCGCACGGCCCGCGCAACCTCAGCTCCATCCGAATCCGTGGGACACGTACCACCACACGGTGATCGAGCCGCGCCGCCGCCTCGGCCTGGACGCGGTACGGCGCGGGATGGAGCGGGGCGAGATCCGCGACGACCTCGACGTCGAGCTCGTCGGCGACCTCTTCACCGGCCCCCTGCTGATCCGTACGGTCATCCGCCCCGGCGCCACCCTGGAGCCCGGCCTCGCCGAGCGGATCGTCGACACCGTCCTCGAAGGCCTGCGCCCCCGCACCTGA